From Lysinibacillus sp. SGAir0095, the proteins below share one genomic window:
- a CDS encoding ring-cleaving dioxygenase yields MPTILGHHHISMISKNAKKNDEFYRQTLGLRRVKKSVNQDDPSMYHLFFGDLVGSPGTGLTFFEIPMVGRTHRGTNAITQIGLLVPSVESLHYWKSRFEELNVKHDEISRYAGREALFFEDPEGLRMILVNNKGEEVPEFWATWDQSNVPREHQILGMGTIEITVKNAGKLERTLTELFGFIVLERTEEQILLQSIEGQAFGEILVKELDGPSEKPGRGSIHHLALRAKDDEELAYWDEQVKMRGFRSSGIVDRFYFKSLYFRESNGILFEIATDGPGFTVDAEVKNLGEELALPPFLEDRRQEIENKLEPLD; encoded by the coding sequence ATGCCAACAATTTTAGGTCATCATCATATTTCCATGATTTCGAAAAATGCAAAGAAAAATGATGAGTTTTATAGACAAACTCTAGGGTTACGCAGAGTGAAAAAATCGGTCAATCAAGACGATCCATCCATGTATCATTTGTTTTTTGGAGACTTGGTAGGAAGTCCTGGTACAGGATTAACATTCTTTGAAATCCCAATGGTGGGAAGGACTCACCGAGGTACAAATGCGATTACCCAGATTGGACTTCTGGTACCGTCAGTAGAAAGTTTACATTACTGGAAATCACGCTTTGAAGAACTAAACGTAAAACACGATGAAATCTCGCGTTACGCAGGCAGAGAAGCGCTTTTCTTTGAGGATCCAGAAGGCTTGCGTATGATTCTTGTGAATAACAAAGGCGAGGAAGTACCAGAGTTCTGGGCAACGTGGGATCAATCGAACGTGCCAAGGGAACATCAAATTTTAGGGATGGGTACTATCGAAATTACTGTTAAAAATGCTGGTAAACTAGAGCGAACATTGACTGAACTATTTGGTTTTATTGTACTGGAGCGTACGGAGGAGCAAATCCTTTTACAATCGATTGAAGGGCAGGCATTTGGTGAAATTTTAGTGAAGGAATTGGATGGTCCAAGCGAGAAGCCAGGCCGTGGAAGCATACACCATCTCGCGTTACGCGCAAAAGACGATGAGGAATTAGCCTATTGGGATGAACAAGTAAAAATGCGCGGATTCCGTTCTTCTGGTATTGTAGATCGTTTTTACTTTAAGAGTCTCTATTTTAGGGAGTCCAATGGCATCCTTTTTGAAATTGCTACTGACGGTCCAGGATTTACAGTCGATGCAGAGGTGAAAAACTTAGGTGAGGAACTAGCTCTACCTCCATTCCTGGAAGATAGAAGACAAGAGATTGAAAATAAATTAGAACCACTTGATTGA
- a CDS encoding 1,4-dihydroxy-2-naphthoate polyprenyltransferase, translating into MENEKNMSPAKLMWKMTRPHTLTATFAPVILGTVIALFNTQIDWLLFIAMMIACLALQIATNLFNEYYDFKRGLDTAESVGIGGGIVRHGLKPKNVLTVAILLYVLAAFIGVYICANSSWWLVVIGLFGMAVGYLYTGGPLPIAYTPFGELFAGALMGTGFVLIAYFIQAGDLTLTSVLLSIPAGILVGGINMANNIRDIEEDTKGGRKTLAILLGRDKAVLSLAVAFVISYLWITVLVFMGTVSPFALVVLLSVKKPISAIQGFKKGEKEPQFMRIAMKSTAITNTLFSFLLSIGLLISYLF; encoded by the coding sequence ATGGAAAATGAAAAAAATATGAGTCCCGCAAAATTAATGTGGAAAATGACTCGACCACATACATTAACGGCAACATTTGCACCTGTTATTTTAGGAACAGTGATTGCTTTATTTAATACTCAAATTGATTGGCTATTATTCATCGCAATGATGATTGCCTGTCTAGCTCTGCAAATTGCAACAAATCTATTTAATGAATATTACGATTTTAAACGAGGTTTGGATACAGCTGAATCTGTCGGAATAGGCGGCGGAATTGTACGTCATGGTTTAAAGCCTAAAAATGTACTAACAGTAGCTATTCTGCTATATGTATTGGCTGCTTTTATCGGTGTATATATTTGCGCGAATAGCAGCTGGTGGTTAGTGGTTATTGGATTATTTGGTATGGCTGTGGGCTATTTATACACAGGTGGCCCACTACCGATTGCTTACACACCATTTGGAGAATTATTTGCTGGTGCCTTGATGGGGACGGGCTTTGTATTAATTGCTTACTTTATTCAAGCTGGTGATTTAACGCTAACTTCAGTGTTGCTTTCAATTCCGGCGGGGATTTTAGTGGGTGGCATCAATATGGCAAACAATATCCGTGACATTGAAGAAGACACTAAAGGTGGACGCAAGACATTGGCCATTCTTCTTGGTAGAGATAAGGCTGTTCTTTCTTTAGCAGTTGCCTTTGTCATCTCATATCTTTGGATTACTGTTCTTGTTTTCATGGGCACAGTAAGTCCTTTTGCATTAGTTGTACTATTAAGTGTGAAGAAACCCATTTCAGCTATTCAAGGATTTAAAAAAGGTGAGAAAGAGCCGCAATTTATGCGAATTGCTATGAAATCAACAGCTATAACAAATACTCTATTTTCATTCTTATTATCAATCGGATTATTAATAAGTTATCTTTTTTAA
- a CDS encoding threonine/serine exporter family protein, which produces MELIIQLIFSFIFTACFAVIFNAPTKAIPYCGFVGAIGWIIYYVLIQFDVTEVQASFIGAFVVAIVAQIFARRFKMPMIIFNVSGIIPLVPGGIAYNTMRNIVELDYNMGIQNGMRAFMISGAIAMGLVFAEVIIQLMMKFFKTGLTSMQSFARAKRRQK; this is translated from the coding sequence ATGGAGTTAATCATACAATTAATATTTAGTTTTATATTTACGGCATGCTTTGCTGTAATTTTTAACGCACCGACTAAAGCGATTCCTTATTGCGGTTTTGTTGGAGCTATAGGGTGGATAATTTATTATGTGCTCATACAATTTGATGTAACAGAAGTACAGGCATCCTTTATAGGGGCATTTGTCGTTGCAATCGTGGCGCAAATTTTTGCCCGCCGTTTTAAAATGCCGATGATTATCTTTAATGTATCAGGAATTATTCCACTAGTTCCTGGTGGTATTGCATATAATACTATGCGTAATATTGTAGAACTAGACTATAATATGGGTATTCAAAACGGGATGAGAGCCTTTATGATCTCAGGTGCCATCGCTATGGGACTTGTGTTTGCAGAAGTAATTATCCAATTAATGATGAAGTTTTTTAAAACAGGTCTTACTTCAATGCAATCCTTTGCTCGTGCAAAGAGAAGGCAAAAATAG
- a CDS encoding ABC transporter ATP-binding protein, translated as MRFIRKPFGYEPILSKEDVKGPLIKKEKGPRANNWKNTLLRIWKIVDERRALLIAVLLLVIVSSAMALLGPYLIGHMIDEYVLKNQFDGMLPMIIGLVFIYIVLALSLFFQNFWMIGIAQETIYRMRTGVFHHLLHLPVTYFDKRQHGELMSRATNDIETVSATLNTSFIQVFSSLLTLTGTVIVMLTLSPLLTLLTMLIIPFMFMATRWITKRTGKLFKEQQAAIGALNGMIEETISGQRVVKAFSQEERVKDEFREKSARYRRTGFWALTYSGFIPKVMNLLNNISFAIIAGIGGLLAYNGYVSIGTIVIFTEYSRQFTRPLNDLANQMNTVLSAIAGAERVFSIMDEKMEEDTGIVDYQHKLLGEVEFRNVSFKYESAEEAYTLKNVNYHVKPGQTAALVGATGAGKTTIMQLIARFYDVESGEVLFDGVNVKDIKRQTLRSQMAFVLQDSFLFEASVYENIRYGRLDATKEEVEEACKKANAHDFIMKLPNGYETILNADGSEISQGQKQLLSIARAFVADPVILLLDEATSSIDTLTELKIQQALEELMRGRTSFVIAHRLNTIRNADVVFVMQQGQVMESGTQKELMEHNGIYASMLSQSGIK; from the coding sequence ATGAGATTCATACGAAAACCGTTTGGCTATGAACCCATCCTATCTAAGGAAGATGTGAAAGGTCCTCTCATCAAAAAGGAAAAGGGGCCACGAGCAAACAACTGGAAAAATACACTTTTGCGAATTTGGAAAATTGTGGATGAGAGAAGAGCTTTATTAATTGCTGTCTTACTATTGGTTATTGTGAGTTCTGCGATGGCTCTTTTAGGTCCTTATCTAATTGGTCATATGATCGATGAATATGTATTGAAAAATCAATTTGATGGAATGCTCCCAATGATCATTGGGCTAGTCTTCATCTATATTGTGTTGGCTTTATCGCTCTTTTTCCAAAACTTCTGGATGATTGGGATTGCACAAGAAACAATTTATCGAATGCGTACAGGGGTGTTTCATCACTTATTGCACTTACCTGTTACCTATTTCGATAAACGACAGCATGGGGAATTAATGAGTCGAGCAACAAATGATATCGAAACTGTGAGTGCTACTTTAAACACTTCCTTTATCCAGGTGTTTTCAAGTTTACTGACGTTAACAGGTACAGTGATTGTAATGCTAACCTTAAGTCCATTGTTAACATTGTTAACGATGCTGATTATTCCTTTCATGTTTATGGCAACTCGCTGGATTACTAAAAGAACAGGAAAGTTATTTAAGGAACAGCAAGCTGCGATAGGTGCTTTAAATGGAATGATCGAGGAGACGATTTCTGGGCAGCGGGTCGTGAAGGCATTTTCTCAGGAAGAACGAGTGAAGGACGAATTTCGCGAAAAAAGTGCACGTTACCGAAGAACCGGATTTTGGGCGCTTACTTATTCCGGTTTTATCCCTAAAGTGATGAACCTATTAAATAATATCAGCTTTGCTATTATCGCTGGAATTGGTGGACTATTAGCTTATAACGGTTATGTTTCAATAGGGACAATCGTTATTTTTACAGAATACTCCCGTCAATTTACACGACCTTTAAATGACTTGGCCAATCAGATGAATACAGTTTTATCAGCTATTGCAGGGGCAGAACGAGTTTTTTCAATTATGGATGAAAAGATGGAAGAGGATACTGGTATAGTCGATTATCAGCATAAGCTTTTAGGTGAAGTTGAATTCCGCAATGTTTCGTTTAAATATGAATCAGCTGAAGAAGCCTATACATTAAAAAATGTAAATTATCATGTGAAGCCTGGTCAAACGGCAGCATTAGTTGGAGCAACTGGTGCGGGAAAAACGACCATTATGCAGTTGATTGCTAGATTCTATGATGTAGAAAGCGGAGAAGTCTTGTTTGATGGTGTGAATGTTAAGGATATCAAGAGACAAACGCTAAGAAGTCAAATGGCCTTTGTATTACAGGATTCATTCCTATTTGAAGCAAGCGTTTATGAAAATATTCGTTATGGTCGGCTAGATGCAACAAAGGAAGAGGTTGAAGAGGCATGTAAGAAAGCAAATGCCCACGACTTTATTATGAAACTCCCAAATGGGTATGAAACGATTCTAAATGCTGATGGAAGCGAAATTTCACAAGGGCAAAAGCAGCTTCTCTCCATTGCCAGAGCCTTTGTAGCGGATCCGGTGATTTTATTGTTAGATGAGGCAACAAGTAGTATTGATACCTTGACAGAGCTGAAAATCCAACAAGCTCTAGAGGAACTGATGAGAGGAAGAACGAGCTTTGTAATCGCCCATCGACTTAATACGATTCGAAATGCAGATGTTGTATTTGTCATGCAGCAAGGGCAAGTGATGGAATCAGGAACACAGAAGGAATTAATGGAGCACAATGGTATTTATGCTAGCATGCTTAGTCAATCTGGTATTAAATGA
- a CDS encoding GNAT family N-acetyltransferase — MNLSIITQSFPIDLETYNEIKTLCESAILSDNYNYSSVLSLQDSLNFHVKGFFVLAYDNEQDQLVGVASATDQMGLNTYEWSILVAPMYRDIGLDEALLKVIGDGLHQRGAEGELALVIENDTPRRRFVEKYGYSYSFSEATLEAHPEEMDSLESIHIRPYLEATDQEALIEIFGNAFGDLREESIELIHYNTMSEGRVLWVAEMDGEIVGTVTSSKEGNAQSISALAVHPDKQGLGVGTALLNWVKDFAMRNGDSIVMLDVELENERALAVYEKAGFIKSMQVDYFVYTGE; from the coding sequence ATGAACCTTTCAATCATTACGCAGTCGTTTCCAATCGATCTGGAAACTTATAATGAAATAAAAACGTTATGCGAATCGGCAATTCTTTCAGATAACTATAATTATAGTTCTGTTTTAAGTTTACAGGATTCTCTTAACTTTCATGTAAAGGGCTTTTTTGTCCTTGCCTATGATAATGAACAAGATCAGCTAGTTGGTGTAGCGAGTGCTACAGACCAAATGGGATTAAATACGTATGAATGGTCAATCTTAGTTGCCCCAATGTACCGCGATATTGGTTTGGATGAAGCATTGCTCAAAGTGATTGGTGATGGCTTGCATCAACGAGGGGCTGAGGGAGAATTAGCCTTAGTGATTGAAAATGATACACCCCGTCGTAGATTTGTAGAAAAGTATGGTTATTCCTATAGTTTTTCGGAAGCAACCTTAGAAGCGCATCCTGAAGAGATGGATTCACTTGAGTCCATTCATATTCGCCCATATTTAGAGGCTACCGATCAGGAGGCCTTAATAGAAATCTTTGGCAATGCCTTTGGGGATCTACGTGAAGAATCAATTGAGCTAATTCACTACAATACGATGTCAGAAGGTAGAGTGTTGTGGGTAGCCGAAATGGACGGAGAAATTGTGGGTACAGTTACTTCTTCCAAGGAAGGGAATGCCCAATCCATTTCAGCATTAGCCGTACATCCAGACAAACAGGGGCTAGGCGTAGGAACTGCCTTATTAAATTGGGTAAAAGATTTTGCAATGCGTAACGGCGACTCAATTGTCATGCTGGACGTAGAACTTGAAAACGAACGAGCTCTAGCAGTCTACGAAAAAGCTGGATTTATTAAATCAATGCAAGTCGATTATTTTGTCTATACAGGTGAGTAG
- a CDS encoding EAL domain-containing protein: MNQEKTNMAIDENLVNLSPFPSFVLNRNGEVLTWNDLSKKYFGYEVEDFLITPSAIKTGLLSSLSAEAYQNLLLGKESLLFEKVQLLTKSDTMTDSAIITSNVLFNNEPAVLVTCILEESYTRMDDSMQVLKDLMNGLYSSYMVVTIDAEGLILNCNQNFLTISHWTPKRVLGKTFWQLFPDTESSMKVTDSIWKTINLGQIWEGDVEKITKDGSPYWVHLTAIPTYSPTTKNYEFVLFEKDITNERKMKHQLEKIAYIDPETGLMNAHRLEQVVNDMIEEKRHFSFVYISIDKYYTIKELHNSQMEENLITEFTKRMKIYFQDSEMARINEHEFVVITPLGEWFTQGFLTYLKQNPIYTGNVAVPISISGGITRSPQDQSTFPHLMKASLATIANVREAGGDNIVSLSNATHKAINRKSIIEKRLLLALDQQNLKVFYQPQVDIHTGKILAVEALVRWEDDEIGVVKPEELIPIAEETGLINNIGSFVIEEACKQAVKWEKAGLDLKVTINLSVREFRDKNMAKSILSTLESTQCPANLIQIEITEKFALEAEAETSIIKQMRQLEEEGIVFILDDFGTGYASFRYMQLLPIETLKIDQTFIHSLLQSEKTQRLIHGMVQFGKSMNLTVLAEGVETIEQQKLLQEYGCDAIQGYLISKPVSEKAIAQLTLNSVK, encoded by the coding sequence ATGAACCAAGAGAAAACAAACATGGCAATAGATGAAAACCTGGTAAATTTGTCCCCTTTCCCTTCTTTTGTACTAAATCGAAATGGTGAAGTACTTACTTGGAACGATTTAAGCAAGAAATACTTTGGTTATGAGGTGGAGGACTTTCTGATTACCCCTTCTGCCATTAAGACAGGTTTACTATCTTCTCTATCAGCGGAAGCCTACCAAAATCTGTTATTAGGAAAAGAGTCATTGCTTTTTGAAAAAGTTCAACTTTTAACAAAATCAGATACAATGACAGATTCAGCAATAATTACCTCAAATGTCTTGTTCAACAATGAACCTGCCGTTTTAGTTACGTGTATTTTAGAGGAGTCCTACACTCGAATGGATGACTCCATGCAAGTATTGAAGGATCTAATGAACGGCCTTTACTCTTCCTATATGGTAGTAACTATAGATGCAGAGGGATTGATTCTAAACTGTAACCAAAACTTTTTAACAATCAGTCACTGGACGCCAAAGCGAGTTTTAGGCAAAACATTCTGGCAGCTGTTTCCTGATACCGAAAGCAGTATGAAAGTTACGGATTCCATTTGGAAAACCATTAACTTAGGCCAGATATGGGAAGGTGATGTAGAAAAAATCACAAAGGATGGCTCACCTTATTGGGTGCATTTAACTGCTATCCCGACGTACTCACCGACTACGAAAAATTATGAATTTGTATTATTTGAAAAAGACATTACAAACGAAAGAAAAATGAAACATCAGCTTGAAAAGATTGCTTACATTGACCCAGAAACTGGCTTGATGAATGCTCACCGTTTGGAACAAGTAGTAAATGATATGATTGAAGAGAAACGTCACTTCTCTTTTGTTTATATTAGTATCGATAAATATTACACAATTAAAGAACTTCATAATAGTCAAATGGAAGAAAATTTAATTACAGAATTTACAAAAAGAATGAAAATATACTTCCAAGACAGTGAAATGGCTCGAATCAATGAGCATGAATTTGTGGTTATTACACCACTTGGCGAATGGTTTACTCAAGGGTTCTTAACTTATTTAAAACAAAACCCAATCTACACTGGAAATGTGGCTGTCCCTATTTCGATTAGTGGAGGTATTACACGTTCACCACAGGATCAGTCAACATTCCCACATTTAATGAAGGCATCACTTGCTACCATCGCTAATGTCCGTGAAGCAGGTGGAGATAATATTGTCTCATTATCAAATGCAACACATAAAGCGATTAACCGTAAATCAATTATCGAAAAACGATTATTACTGGCACTTGATCAACAAAATTTAAAGGTATTTTATCAACCACAAGTGGATATTCACACAGGTAAAATTTTGGCTGTTGAAGCATTGGTTCGTTGGGAAGATGATGAAATCGGGGTAGTAAAACCTGAAGAATTAATTCCTATCGCTGAGGAAACAGGGTTAATTAATAACATTGGATCATTCGTTATTGAAGAAGCATGTAAGCAAGCTGTTAAATGGGAGAAAGCAGGACTCGATTTAAAAGTAACGATTAACTTATCCGTTCGCGAATTCCGTGATAAAAACATGGCAAAATCGATTTTATCGACTTTAGAAAGCACACAATGCCCTGCTAATCTAATACAAATTGAAATTACAGAGAAATTTGCATTAGAGGCTGAGGCAGAGACGTCAATTATTAAACAAATGCGTCAGCTTGAAGAAGAGGGAATCGTCTTTATCCTTGATGATTTTGGTACAGGCTATGCGTCATTCCGTTATATGCAGCTTCTACCTATCGAAACTTTGAAAATCGATCAGACGTTTATTCATTCGCTTCTTCAGTCTGAAAAAACTCAACGATTAATACATGGAATGGTTCAATTCGGTAAATCTATGAACTTAACGGTGTTGGCAGAAGGTGTCGAAACGATAGAACAACAAAAACTTCTACAGGAGTATGGCTGTGACGCTATTCAAGGTTATCTGATTAGTAAACCTGTATCTGAAAAAGCAATTGCTCAGCTAACGTTAAACTCGGTCAAATAA
- a CDS encoding aldo/keto reductase, protein MVNKVQLGKSELFVNPIGLGANAVGGHNLYPNLDEEIGKDLVRTSIDNGMNFIDTAFSYGPERSEELIAEVLKESGKRHDVIIGTKIAQKFVDGQTVIDNSPAFLRSEVEKSLKRLQTDYIDLLYIHYPDEATPKDEAIGTLKQLKDEGKIRAIGVSNFSTEQLKEANKDGYVDVVQGEYNLLSRSAESTYFPYTVENNISFIPYFPLASGLLTGKYTTKSTFNDFRTRLPYFQEEVFAKNLAKVEQVRNIAHQKGVDVSHVVLAWYLNQEAVTAIIPGAKNPEQVLNNLKTLDVQLSNDDILAIDTLFKA, encoded by the coding sequence TTGGTAAATAAAGTTCAACTAGGAAAATCAGAGCTTTTTGTAAATCCTATCGGGTTAGGAGCCAATGCTGTTGGGGGACATAATCTATACCCAAATTTAGATGAGGAGATCGGTAAGGATTTAGTCCGGACATCCATTGATAACGGTATGAACTTTATCGATACCGCTTTTAGTTATGGACCCGAACGTTCAGAGGAATTAATTGCTGAAGTATTAAAAGAAAGCGGTAAACGTCACGATGTCATTATCGGAACAAAGATTGCTCAAAAATTTGTGGATGGCCAGACAGTAATCGATAATTCACCTGCCTTTTTACGTAGTGAAGTTGAGAAAAGTTTGAAACGTCTTCAAACTGATTATATCGATTTACTGTATATCCACTATCCGGATGAAGCTACACCTAAGGATGAAGCAATCGGGACATTAAAACAATTAAAGGATGAGGGGAAAATTCGTGCTATAGGCGTTTCTAATTTCTCAACTGAACAATTAAAAGAAGCAAATAAGGATGGCTATGTGGATGTTGTACAAGGAGAATATAATTTATTGAGCCGTTCAGCTGAATCAACCTATTTCCCTTATACAGTTGAAAATAACATTTCTTTCATACCCTACTTCCCACTAGCTTCTGGTTTACTTACTGGAAAATATACAACGAAGTCCACTTTCAATGATTTCCGTACAAGACTTCCTTATTTCCAAGAAGAGGTTTTTGCAAAAAATCTAGCGAAAGTAGAGCAGGTTCGGAATATCGCTCATCAAAAAGGAGTAGATGTTTCCCATGTTGTCTTGGCTTGGTACTTGAATCAGGAAGCAGTTACAGCCATCATTCCAGGTGCTAAAAACCCGGAGCAAGTGCTGAATAATTTAAAAACTCTGGATGTGCAGCTATCAAATGATGATATTTTAGCGATAGATACACTATTCAAGGCATAA
- a CDS encoding ABC transporter ATP-binding protein produces the protein MKTVFSYVKPYKWPVLIALFLMFTELVVELTQPLIIAKIIDDGIVVKDIGTIGFWGIILLILAFAAFASGVINSYFSSHVAQSFAYDLRNALFSKIQAFTMTTYLRFPTSGLITRLTSDVQQVQSVLFMSLRIMIRAPLSALGSLVMAFFVNPKMAMFLLIGTPILIVFLVIIVKKGVHLFSEVQSKLDRVNRVLQENLQAIRLVKAYMRGGYENSRFQKVSSHLQLDTVKALRIMELIQPVLLFVMNVSLLAALWFGSMDVRNGDAQVGELVAVVNYALRMTGSFSMFAFIIIAISRAKASSERMEEILLIEKGTETYATSSNPLSINSDDNEAIRFENVTFQYPNTKKNVLQDISFSVESGEKLAIMGATGAGKSTLLNLLPRFYEPTKGAIFVNGRDIKDWSLEELRAIIGYVPQSSMLFTGSIYENVSWGKQGASMDEVVLATTNAQIHQTVESFPNGYNTRVGQKGVNLSGGQKQRLSIARALIRNSSILILDDSTSALDVKTETAFWDAIEGERATMLVVTQKIRTAKGADRILLLDEGFAIGYGTHEELLKTNARYNQIVMSQQEQEGEA, from the coding sequence TTGAAAACTGTTTTTTCATATGTAAAGCCATATAAATGGCCAGTATTAATTGCATTATTTTTAATGTTTACTGAGTTAGTCGTCGAGCTCACCCAACCTTTAATCATTGCAAAGATAATCGATGATGGAATTGTCGTAAAGGATATCGGAACGATTGGGTTTTGGGGGATAATCTTACTAATTTTAGCCTTCGCTGCATTTGCTAGTGGTGTAATTAACTCCTATTTTTCATCTCATGTAGCACAAAGCTTTGCTTATGATTTGAGAAATGCTTTATTCAGTAAGATTCAAGCCTTTACGATGACAACTTATTTACGCTTTCCTACATCAGGATTGATTACTAGGCTAACAAGTGATGTGCAACAGGTGCAGTCTGTATTATTCATGAGTCTGCGAATTATGATTCGAGCACCACTATCTGCTTTGGGAAGTTTAGTGATGGCATTTTTCGTTAATCCAAAAATGGCAATGTTTTTACTAATAGGGACACCTATTTTGATTGTTTTCTTAGTGATTATTGTGAAGAAAGGTGTACATCTATTTAGTGAAGTGCAAAGTAAGCTAGATCGTGTAAATCGGGTTCTTCAGGAAAATTTGCAAGCAATTCGATTAGTAAAAGCCTATATGCGCGGCGGTTATGAAAATAGCAGGTTTCAAAAGGTTTCTAGCCATTTACAGCTCGATACAGTGAAGGCCCTTCGAATAATGGAGCTTATTCAACCGGTATTATTATTTGTCATGAATGTAAGCTTATTAGCTGCTCTGTGGTTTGGTTCAATGGATGTTCGAAACGGTGATGCCCAGGTAGGGGAGCTAGTAGCAGTTGTCAACTATGCTTTAAGAATGACAGGTTCTTTTTCGATGTTTGCATTTATCATTATTGCCATCTCTCGTGCAAAGGCTTCATCTGAACGAATGGAGGAAATTCTTCTAATCGAAAAGGGAACCGAGACATACGCTACTTCTTCTAATCCGTTAAGTATAAATTCTGATGACAATGAAGCGATTCGATTTGAAAATGTAACTTTCCAATACCCAAATACAAAAAAGAATGTCCTTCAAGATATCTCCTTCTCTGTTGAATCAGGCGAAAAGCTAGCGATCATGGGAGCAACTGGTGCAGGTAAGTCGACGCTTCTTAACCTGCTACCGAGATTTTACGAGCCAACTAAGGGGGCAATCTTCGTAAATGGTCGAGATATAAAGGATTGGTCACTGGAAGAACTAAGAGCGATTATCGGCTATGTCCCACAAAGCTCGATGTTATTTACAGGTTCTATTTATGAAAATGTAAGCTGGGGTAAACAGGGTGCTTCTATGGATGAAGTGGTGCTTGCCACTACAAATGCTCAAATACATCAAACTGTTGAAAGTTTCCCGAATGGATATAATACAAGAGTTGGCCAAAAAGGGGTTAATCTTTCCGGCGGACAAAAACAACGCCTATCTATTGCTCGTGCTCTAATAAGAAATTCTTCAATATTAATCTTGGATGATAGTACAAGTGCGTTGGATGTAAAAACAGAGACTGCCTTCTGGGATGCGATAGAAGGGGAACGAGCTACAATGCTGGTGGTCACCCAAAAGATTCGAACTGCAAAAGGAGCGGATCGAATTCTTTTGTTGGATGAAGGATTTGCAATTGGTTATGGAACACATGAAGAACTGCTCAAAACAAATGCTCGTTACAATCAAATTGTTATGTCACAACAAGAGCAAGAGGGTGAGGCGTGA
- a CDS encoding threonine/serine exporter family protein: protein MNKEQQYELALDCLLLAGRLMMESGAETYRVEDTMLRMARSQNIEDAQSYVTPTGIILSLGKRQVTKITSIPTRITDLHKIAKVNNVSRKLSVQMITLEEAFDELRMIQKTNYFLPIHIQMLAASIASSCFLILFNGYKSDMPAAFVAGGIGFAVVTVIQEMTKVKFFSEFLAALVVGLVASLAVHFGLGTEMDKIIVGAVMPLVPGLVITNAVRDLMAGHFTAGIAKGAEAFLTAFAIGAGIAVIVAF from the coding sequence ATGAATAAAGAACAACAATATGAATTAGCCCTTGATTGTTTATTACTAGCTGGCCGGCTTATGATGGAAAGTGGTGCAGAAACCTATAGGGTGGAAGATACGATGCTTCGAATGGCTCGCTCACAAAACATTGAAGATGCACAAAGCTATGTTACACCGACAGGGATTATCCTATCATTAGGAAAAAGACAGGTAACAAAAATTACTTCAATTCCAACAAGGATTACTGATTTGCATAAGATTGCTAAAGTCAATAACGTTTCTCGTAAGCTTTCAGTTCAAATGATAACATTGGAAGAAGCCTTTGACGAGTTAAGAATGATACAAAAAACAAATTATTTCTTGCCAATTCACATTCAGATGTTAGCCGCCTCTATAGCCAGCAGTTGCTTTTTAATTTTGTTTAACGGGTATAAATCCGATATGCCGGCAGCCTTTGTAGCAGGGGGGATAGGTTTTGCCGTTGTGACTGTTATTCAAGAAATGACTAAAGTAAAATTTTTCTCGGAATTTCTTGCGGCATTAGTTGTGGGCTTAGTTGCTTCTCTTGCAGTCCACTTTGGATTAGGGACGGAGATGGATAAAATTATTGTTGGAGCAGTAATGCCTCTAGTTCCAGGATTGGTCATAACAAATGCAGTTCGAGATTTAATGGCTGGCCACTTTACAGCAGGAATTGCAAAAGGAGCTGAAGCATTTTTAACAGCGTTTGCAATTGGTGCTGGCATAGCGGTCATTGTTGCTTTTTAG